The Leisingera daeponensis DSM 23529 genome includes the window AACTCCGACGCGCCGTCCGGTGCCGCCCAGCCGATGGTGCCGCAATAGATGTCGCGTGCCCAGGGTTCCAGGTCCGCCAGGATCTCCATCGCGCGGATCTTGGGCGCGCCGGTGATGGAGCCGCAGGGAAACAGCGCCGTAAAGATGTCCGCAAGCCCCGCATCGGGCCGGAGTTTCGCCCGCACCAGCGACACCATCTGATGCACGGTGGCATAGCTTTCCACCGCAAACAGCTCCGGCACATGCACCGATCCGGTCAGCGCCACGCGGCTGATGTCGTTGCGCAGCAGGTCGACGATCATCAGGTTCTCGGCCCGGTTCTTCTCGTCCTGGCGCAGGAAGTCGCGGCGGCGGGCGTCCTCCACCGGATCGTCGCTGCGCGGCTGGGTGCCCTTCATCGGGCGGGTCTCGATCACGCCGTCCGCACCGGTGCGGAAAAACAGCTCCGGCGAGCGCGACAGCAGATCCGGCAGGCCGTCCTGTTCGACCAGAACGCCGTAACCGACCGGCTGCCTGGCCTGCAGCGCGGCATAAAGCTCCCCGGCAGTGCCATAGGCATCCGCATCAATCGGGAAGGTCAGGTTGGCCTGATAGATGTCGCCCTTGCCGATGTTGCGGTTCACATGCGCGAAGGCTTCGGCGTAACGGTCATAAGTCCAGCGGGGCGTAATGCTTTCGAGTCCCGCTTCGCCCCCCCGCGGCCGGGCGCTGCCCTCAGTGCCGGACTGGGACGGCGCCTCATATACCCCAAAGCAGATCAGCGGCAGCCGCCGCCCCGCGGGCAGCCGCCCGGCCAGCTTCGGCTCCAGCGCATAACCCAGCTCATAGGACGCATACCCCGCCAGCCAGTGGCCCGCCCCCCGCGCCGCATCCAGCGCGGCCAACGCGGCGGGCACCTCTTCCGGCCCGTCCGCACGGATCACCCGCAGCGGCTGGCTGAACACTGTGCCGGCCCCCCTGGGACCCTGATCAAAGCGAATCCGCACCGCAAGCGACTCCCTGAGCTCTTGAGCCCCACATATATCTGTTCGCAATG containing:
- a CDS encoding aminodeoxychorismate synthase component I; its protein translation is MRIRFDQGPRGAGTVFSQPLRVIRADGPEEVPAALAALDAARGAGHWLAGYASYELGYALEPKLAGRLPAGRRLPLICFGVYEAPSQSGTEGSARPRGGEAGLESITPRWTYDRYAEAFAHVNRNIGKGDIYQANLTFPIDADAYGTAGELYAALQARQPVGYGVLVEQDGLPDLLSRSPELFFRTGADGVIETRPMKGTQPRSDDPVEDARRRDFLRQDEKNRAENLMIVDLLRNDISRVALTGSVHVPELFAVESYATVHQMVSLVRAKLRPDAGLADIFTALFPCGSITGAPKIRAMEILADLEPWARDIYCGTIGWAAPDGASEFNVAIRTLMLEGGRATLNVGGGVVWDSTAESEYEEALWKARFARVTPSRTIPLSA